GGGTAGTATCATTGGACTCATAGTTTCTATTTTGATTGTGTGGATTAATTATTCCTGGATTGCCTACAGTCAATATTCAAAAAACACCATCCAACACTTGCGGAACGAACGAAACAAAGAAGAACTCCAATACAAATTGCTTCGGTCCCAGTTAACGCCCCACTTCCTATTTAACTCCCTTAATACTGCTTCAAACCTGATAACAACCAACCCCAATCAGGCGGAAAGTTTTATCCGAAAACTGGCTTTTAACTTTAATCATTTGATAAAAAATGGGATTCAACACTTGAATTCTCTGGAGCAGGAGCTATCGATCATAGAAAACTATATGCACCTGATGAAGGTACGATATGGAGATAAGGTCATCATGGAAAAGCGAATAAAACCAGAAGTAATCCAGCATCAATTGCCGGCTTTGGCCATTCAGCTTTTAGTAGAAAATGCGCTCAAACATAACGTTGCAAGTCAAGAACAACCTTTAAAAATCACTATTACAGCTGACCATGATCAGGTGGTGGTTACCAACACCATTACCCGCAAGCCTGAACAAATTCCTTCCATTGGAATAGGACTACCTAATCTGAAAGCCAGATACAAACTTTATGGAAAACAGGAGATTACCATCGAACAAACACCATCCTGTTTTTATGTGTATTTACCTTATGTATCTCATTCGAATAGCTCAAAATGACGAAGGTTCTCAGACATAATCCACTGACAAGATTGCTTCTTCCTTTGGGAGTTGGAGCTCTTGTTTATTTATGTGTTTTACTGGCATTTGACACAGTGGGTACGGCTCTTCAGGACTTTTTTACGCGGGAACTAATTTTCTGTATTGTTTGCAGTTATTTGATTCTGGAAGGTAACAGGCTTTTAATTCATTTTTTAGAGTCAAAACTCACCTCCTCTTTTGAGTTTAAAAATCAGGTAATCAAGCTATTGGTCTTTACGATAGCCGGAAGCTTACTAATTACCAGCGGGATGCTTATATCTTATTTCTCTTGGTTTGAAAACATGACAGACCCTCGGGTCTATACCAGAGAATTACAGATTTTTAATGGTCTTTTCCTTTTTGTTTCTCTGATGTATCAAGGACATTACGCGGGCTATTATTACATCCACAATAAATTCCAGAAAGAACTGGATTCAGAGAAAAAAGAAAAAGAACTTTTAGAGAAGAATAAAGACCTGTTTCACTACATGATGAACCCAGAGTTTCTTCTAGTGGGACTGGAATCCATTTTAATACGTATCAAAGAAAAAAACTTTGATTTGGCAGATGAGGGAATTCTACTACTCGCAGACATTTATAGGCATTCTCTAAAAAATCAAGAAGAACTGGTTCCCCTAAAAGAAGAGCTGCGAGCAATGCAATGCACCCAGATTTTTTTGAAACAATTTGTTTCCAAAAACATTTGTTTAAGCCCACTTCCTGAAAGTGATGATATGTTGATCGTACCTCGAACTTTGACAAAAATACTGGAAGCCATTGCCTATTCTCAGCTTTCTTCAGAATCAATGCCTCTCCCGCTCAGCTTGGAATTGGCAGAAAATCACTTGGTATTAAATTTTGAATCAAATTTTTCATTGACCAAAACTAATTTACTTCAAAACACATTGAAAGTGATAAAATCACAGTACGGCTGGTTAAACGACAAATTATATTGGAAAGACCTTTGTGAATTTTCTATTTATATTCCTTTAGAACAGCCATTTAAAGCCAAATATCAAGAACAAAACTCTAATAAATGAAAGTAATCCTGATTGAAGACGAGCTTCCGGCAATAGAGAAATTAAGTCACTTTTTGCAAAAATATGACCCGGATTCTCAAATCCTTGGAGTAGCTTCCTCCATAGCTGATACGGTTCCTCTACTAACAAAATATGGAGAGGAAGCTGATTTGCTTTTGGTAGATGTGCAACTGGAAGATGGGCTTTCTTTTCAGGCATTGGACCAGGTCTCCTTTTTCAAACCAGTGATTTTTATTACCGCGCACAGTCAATATGCACTAGAAGCTTTTCAGGCAAATGGGATTGATTATTTGGTAAAACCAATTCGCTATTCAGCATTTCAAGCAGCAATGGACAAATTCCAGCAATTGAGTGGAAAAGCTCTGAACCAAAATCAGAACAATCAGCTTTGGCAGTATTTTAATAAGCCTAGCTATAAGGACCGATTTATGGTAAAAATCGGTGAGCACATTCACACCATCCCTACCGCTTCTATTCGTCTGTTTAATACGGAAGGCAGAAACACCTACCTTTTCCTAGAAGATGGAAAAAAATTCATCACAGATTATAAAATGGAGTCCTTAGAGGAAATGCTTGACCCTACCCTCTTTTTCCGAGTCAATCGAAGTTTTATGGTTCACCTAAGTGCGATCAAAGACGTATTAGTTTACTCCAATAGCAGACTCAAAATAAATCCCAACTTCTCTTTTAAAGAAGAAATAATCGTAAGCAGGGATCGAGTAAATAGATTCAAAGAGTGGCTTGGCGGTACAATAGACCCGGTAACTTAAAAATTATACCGCGCAGTCAGTAAGACAATACGAGTTTCTCGCTTGGCTCTAAAGTCTTGAGAAAATGTGCTTGTCAATGTTTCTCCGGCAAACCGCTGCGTATCGAATAGATCTCTCACACTCAGCAGAAGACTTGCCTTTTCATTCAAGAATGACTTTTGAATACTTCCGTCCATGGAGTATCTGGCAAGATCTCTTCCCTGTGCTTCCACTTCGGGAGAATCATAATTACCCACGAGCTGCAGGTTAAATCCATATGGGAGCTTGAAATCCTGAGTAAGCTTGGCGTTCCAGGAGAACCCAGAATTAGTAAAATCCTCTCCAATATTGGACCCATCAACTGCAATACGAAATAGGGTTAAACCTCCATTCAGAGAATACCAATCGTTTATTTCTGAAACTCCGATAAATTCCAAACCATAAGACTGAGAAGAAAGCAAATTTGCAGGCTGAGAATAGGATATTCCATCTTCGACAATGGTTATAAAATCCAGCTGCCCATTCACTTTTCTATAAAAAAGGTTGGTGGTAAAACTAGATTTGTCAAAGTTCGCCAGATGCCCCACTTCAAAGGAATTGATCATTTCAGGTTTCAGGTTGGGGTTTCCTCTTCTAATATTCAAGGAATCTGTAATATCTGGAAAAGGATTCAATCTCCAGGCGGTAGGCCTATCGATTCTTCTCGAATAGGTAAACTTAAGCGAGTGGTTCTCATTTAGATTATACATTCCCTGAACACTTGGAAAGAGATTAAAATACCGCTGTTGATTCTCCTCATCAGTATTCTTGAGATAAGTATCTACCCTTGTATACTCCCCACGCAAACCCAATGCATATTCAAATTTTTCCTTTTTGGATGAAAAAATACCATACCCCGCATGGATCTGATCCTGATAGATAAACTGGTTACTGATCGCAGGATCTTCTACAAATGAACCTGAAGTTTCTTGAAACCTGAAGTATTGATAATCATTATCAAACTTCCTGATATTGGATTTCAAACCCGTTTCGAATTGTCCAGTTTCCCAAGGCTTGATATAGTCAGCCTGTAAGACCGTAATATTCCTAACTTCATCAGTAAAGGCTTTTTCCTGACCCGTTAAATTCTCAGGATTAGTTTCTAAGGAATTGCCAAAAATATCTATCCTCTGAGTTTTATATTGATTTCTATAGGAATGGCTGGCAGTGACTCTAAGAAGATTCCCTTTATCGTCAAAATTATGCTCGAATATTAAGGCATTGTCCAAGCCTTCATCTATTTCATCTTCATTGTTTCTACGCACATAGTCATAGGATGACTCAGATTCATTTGGATCTAGACTACTTAATTCTGAATACAAGGTGTTTGTTTGAAATTGATGGCCATATTGATAAACACCCTCATAACTCAACACATTATCTCCAAAGTAATAATCAGCTCCCAAATTCAGATTATGGCTTTTTTCACGATCTGATCCATTGGTAGTTTGCTCTAACCTTTCCTGATCTTCAAAAATCTCCCTAATAGAACTTCTCCTACTCACCTGTTTCCAGTTTCTGTAGTTATATCCACCAAAAACATTAAAAGTTTCTGTTCGGTGGTTGATTCTTCCACCTATATTTGATCGGCCTCTTGTTCCATAAGTACCTTCAACCCCACCGTGAGTCCCCAAGTCTTGCCCCTTTTTTAAAACAATATCAATTACACCACCTTCTGCAGCTGCATCATATCGAGCATTGGGGTTATTAATCACTTTGATTTCTTCCACCGCACTGGCTGGTAACTGATCCAAATTTTGGGTCAAAGAAGAGTTTCTTCCATTGATCAGAATATTCGTCCCACTACTCCCTCTCAATGAAATAGATCCATCTTCGGATACTGATATAGAAGGAGTATTTCTTAATACATCCAATAATGTACCGCCTGCATTTGCTAAATTATTTTCGGGAGTAATGGTTATTCCTTCTAAACTTGACCTAACTGGCATCTTACTCGTCTGCACCACTACTTCATCCAAATTCGCTGCCTCATTTTCCATCTCCATTTCTCCAAGAGAGACTTTACCATTCACATTCACATTTTCACGGACCAGATCTTTGTACCCAATAAAGAATGCCTTAAAGACATAACTCCCTTGATCAGCTTTGAGGGTAAATTTCCCTTGGTCATCTGTATCTGAAAAGGCAATAGGATCCACTGAAGAAAGAGATTCAAATAGCGCTACCTGAACAAAAGACAGGGGCTCATTTCTCTCCCCATCCCTTAATGTACCTGAGACCTCAAATTCCTGAGCCCAGCCCATCAGAGGATTACTAAAAAATAGGAGTAAAAGGAAAATTTTCAAGTTAGGTTTCATAGGATGCTTAGTTGGTTTTGATGTAAGAATAGCAAAACAATCTATACCAAATTTGAAGTACCTATCTAAAATCAATCTGAATGATATGAAATGGCTCTTCAAATGTATACTTGAGATTGAACCCATAATTTTTACAAATCTGGTCAACTATAGCCAGCCCCAATCCTACCGAATCTTGATGTTGCTCATCCTTTTTGAAGCGTCCAAGCATTTCTTTTGGGTCAATGGAAGGGGTTTTTCCATTATTTTTAATGAGAAGGATTTTACTATCTAGCGTAACTTCTATTTTCCCACCCTCTACATTATGCTTGATCGAGTTCGTCATTAAATTATGTATCAGGATTTCTGCCACATAGGGATGAATTTGCAAAATCACATCTGCCTGGATATTTTTTTTGAGTTGGATTGCATGCATTTGAATTACTTCTTCCAAACGACTGAGAACATTCTCTAAACCTCTGCTGAAATCCATTGGCTCAGGGGTTTCAAATTCATCATTTTCCAGTTTTGCTAAGATGGAAAGAGATTTTACTATTCTACGGATCCTCTCATTGTTGTCAAAAGCAGATTGGATCAATAAAGCCTGTTGCTCATTGATGGATTCATTCATCAGTAATTCCAATTTCCCCCTGACAACGGCTGAAGGAGTCTGAATTTCATGCGAAATATTTTCAGAAAACTCCTTAATATTTCGATAGTCCTTTAGCAGTTTCGATGACATTTTTTCGAGAAAACTATTAAGCAGATTAAACTCAAACACACCGCTTTTTTTGAAGGACAGGGGAACATTTTTCTGTAAAGTAAAATCCTGTAATTGTTCAAGGCTATTGTGAAAAGGTCGAAATATTTTCCTTGAAATTGCCCATAAAAAAAAGCCGATAAAAAGCAATTGAACCAAAAAGACGGTCAGCATGGTAGTCACAATTGTTTCCGTGATATCATCTGCCTCTACTACAAGGTTATAATATGAAATACGATAATGAGCACCATTAATCTTAAAAGATCGACTGGCTTTAAGCTGGGTTTCATTAGTATTCATAGCATCATGGTATGCCAAAGTATCCCTGAGCCAAAGATCCTCGATGGGCCAATCCATGGGTATCTCTTCAATCTGAAGTTTATCAAAAACTAATGTCTCTACTGGAGCACCTTGAGAAATCCTTTCGGCATAAGACTCAATTTCCCTGTCCAGCTCCATACCTAATTCAAAATCTATCTCGGAACCAAGTTTTTCATAAATCACTAGCGTACCGATGAGCAAAGCGGCCAAAGTGATCCCCAAAAACCATAAGCTAACAATATTAATTAGTCTCATAAGGCAGCGGTGTCAAATTTATATCCTAAACCATAGACAGTCCTGATGTAGTCTCTTCCTCCGGCAGCAGATATTTTTTTTCGGAGATTTTTGACATGCTGGTAGACAAAATCAAAGTTGGAAAGGTCATCTGTATAATCTCCCCAAAGGTGATGTGCAATGGCATTTTTACCAACCACTCTGTCTTTATTTGTTAGAAAGAAAAGTAACAGATCATATTCTTTTTTGGTAAGGTCCAGCAATTGATTATTAACTAACACCTGCAACTGAGAGTTTATAATGGTTATTTCATTATACACCACTTCATCGAACCCCTGCATTTTAGTTCTTCTGTAAATAGCTTTGAGCCTAGCTAATAGTTCGGCCAAGTGAAAAGGTTTTGCCAAGTAATCATCTGCCCCTAAATCCAGCCCAGACAATTTATCATCCAGTGAGCCTTTTGCAGAAATAATCAAAATGGAGATTTCCATTTTTCTTGATTTGATCAATTCTAGCAAAGTCAGACCATTGCCATCAGGTAGCATAAGATCTAAAATGATGCAATCATATCCGTAACTGAGAATTTTATCTTGAGCATCAAATAAGGTATTCGCACTTTCACATAGCATCCCTTGATCCGCAAGGTAGTTGCTGATGTTTTCTGTAAGCTCAGGATTATCTTCTACTAATAAAATCTTCATGGATGAAACTTCATATACAAATGGCCTTGGATTGGAATGCTGTAAAATCTTTAATTCCCAACCTTTAATTTTAACTCGGCGAAATCAGAACTGTTATCCTGAACCTCATTTTTAATTAAAGAGATTTTCTGATCCATATCTTTATTTTTTGACTAAAGAATGAAATAGAATTCTAATCAAGATATCAGGAAAAAGATAAGGCAATGACTTGAAGCAATTCTGAAGTTTTTTCGAAAACATGCAATTCATAGGTTAAGACTGCAAGATTTCAAGAAGAATGAAAAGAGAAATTTCATCTATCTACTTTTAAAGTTCGGGCAAATATCAATTAATCTATAGCTTTAATAAAAATAATTTATTAACCTGAAAAATAAATATTTATAAAATTTATTTTTTGCCTGATAGACAAAATCTATGGATACATTTAACGGGTTTGGTATCTCCGAAACCCATTAAATGGTTTAAAGAGACCACTTTTTAAGAACTTTGTAACTACAGGTCTCTTAGTGGTATATGCTCATCAAAATTGAATCTTCCCTAATTCCAAAATAGGCCATTTAAACCATCTCGTTTCTCTATGGATTTTGCTTCATTGACAATCGCATCAGTTTTAAGGATCTCTATTATTTCATAAATGACTTATTTGCCTCCAAAAAAGAGTAAAACCTACCCTTTAGCAAACTATAATTCATATAGTTACAACTATATAATTAAATCAAATTACACCCATTTTGATGAGGAAATTTAAATATTGAGTTACCCTATTTTCTATAGTTTAATCTTGGGAAAATCGAGTACTCAATTGTATTGAAAAGGAATCTTTTGGCTGACTAGAGCTAAATAGATGGTCTTTTAAGAAATCAGAAATGCACAGCATTTGCGAAGCAGGTTAGCTTATTTTGATTATTATAAAATCAAAAAAATAACACATTTAAATATCTATTTAAAAGCTACTTATCTATTCATATAAAGAATTTACTTTAATAAAGTATCTTCTTTTTTGTCCAATTTTCCTAAGAACTATAATTCTAATTTTCTGCTCACATGAAGTGAACAACACCTTTATCTAGGCACTTTTTTTAGATTTCCCACGCAACCAATTTGTATATTCCTTTGTACGGGCTATTGTAAGCATGGAAGTGTGATATCTGATAAACTGGAAACAAAAATCTGGCAAGGCCTGGTAGATAAAAACCGTAAAGACCAGGAGGTACTGTATAAGAAATATTACAGTTATGGGATGAGTGTTTGCCTAAGATACACCAACACAAGAGAGGTCGCGAAGGAAATCCTTCATGATGGCTTCATGATCTTGTTTTCTAACCCAAAAAAATACGACCCCAATATGGCATTCAAGCCATGGTTTAGAAGAATTCTGGTCAACCTCTGCATCAACAATTTCAAAAAGCATCAAAAAAAGGCTTTAGAAAACAGCATCGATACGATTCAGGAATCCACAGATTCTTACCCAAATGCATTAGAAACTATGCAATATGAAGAATTGCTAAGTCTAATCCTTCGGTTACCTCCAGCCTATCGAGCAGTATTCAATTTATATATTCTGGATGGTTTTAGTCATGAAGAAATTGCAGGGATGCTAGAAATATCCATTGGCACTTCCAAGTCAAACCTTTCAAGAGCTAGAGAAAAATTAAAAGAGATGTTAAACCCCAAAAGCTATGAGCGAGAAACCCTTCGACAAGAGCGATAAAGAGCTAGATGATCTTCTAAAAGAGATTGTTGAAAAGGCTGACATTCCTTTTTCTGAGGGTGATTGGAATGATATGCAAGCTCGTCTCGACGATGATTCCAATAAACCTGGGGGCTGGAATGCCAAAGGTTTACTATTGGGAGGAATTCTCCTGATAGGAGGATTATTAGGGTATTTTTTGCTGAATGCTGAAGACGCTTCCGAAAATACGCTCTTAGGAAAGTCCAATATCGAGTCAACATCGTACATAGAAAAAAGTAAGGAAGAAATAACCAAATTAAATCCAAAACAATCAGATGAACAGGTGAAAGAGAGCTTTGTAACGAAGCTAGCAATTTCAGATGTAACCATTTCAAATCCAGATGAGGCTTATGAAAAGGAAAATAAAAGCAATGAACCCTCCCAATCTGGCTTGTATTATGGCCTTAAAACTCCATTAAATGTTCAAAGCTTACCAAACTTTGCCAGGACTACCAGCTTCGGACTTATGAAGAATGAGCAAGTAATTCAAAAACAATTAGAAGCATTTGACATTAGCCAGAGGGAAGTTCAAACAGCATTTAATAAAAAGAACAAGGAAAAGTTTGGAGGGGTATTTAATATTTCTGCCCAAGTAGCTCCTGACCTAAGCGGAATCAAAATGGATCAAATGGAAAGAGTAGGAAATGCATTCGGAATTGGAGTAGAGTATTTTATCAAGCCTAAGATCAGTCTTAACTCTGGTTTATTCTACTCTTATAAACCCTATAGCGGAACAAATGGGTACGAAACAGCATATGGTCAAACGCCCCCTTCCTATGTTCTTGGAGTCTGTGATATTCTAGATATTCCAATTAATCTCAGGGTTTATCCATTTGAAGATAAGGTGCAGCGGATTTTTGGAAGTGTGGGGGTCTCTTCTTACCTGATGCTGAAGGAGCACTATGAACTCACTTACGAAGATGGGTCAGGTTATCCTTATTATGATGAAATAAATGTAAGAAACAAAAACAATCACTTCTTTGGGGTTGCCAATTTCAGCATAGGATATGAAAGAAAACTTGGAAAACAATTAAGTATTCAAGTTGAGCCCTATTATAAGGTACCCTTTCAAGGTGTTGGGGAAGGAAATGTCTCACTGAAAAGCACCGGAATTTTTGTCGGTCTAAAATTTTACCCTAAGGCAGCAAACTAAGGCTAATTACATCTATCAAATCAAAATTTTAACACTCCTCAATTTTGGAGTGACTGGAATTCTTTTGTCAAAATTTTAAATAATCACAACTATGAAAGCTAGAAAATCACTTCAGAAAAGCCATTGGGCAGTATTAGTCACCATCTCAACCTTTTTGATGATTTCTATATCATGCTCTTCAGAATCTGAAGATCAACTTCCCGTTCCTATGCCTGTAGAAGACAAATGCGAAGACAGCAATGTTTCTTTAGTCGATGACATCTTTCCAACCCTTCAGCAAAACTGTGCTATCTCAGGTTGCCATGTGGAAGGAACTGGAAGAGTTGATTTCACAATTAAAGAAAATATCATTCAGGTAGCTACACAAATCAGAACGAACACCGAGTCTGGGTTTATGCCGCCTGCGTCTTCAGGTTTATCTCTCACAACTGCGGAAAAGGAAGAAATATTTTGTTGGGTTTCCAGTGGAGCTAAAAACAATTGATATGAAAAGGTTTATTCTATTCATCTTCTTTTGGCTGATGGCAATAGGTGGCTATGCCCAAAACTTACAATCTGAAAGTGGATACATTAAGTTTTTTAGCAGTGCACTCATAGAAGATATTACTGCAGAAAACGAGCAGGCTTCTGCCCTATTTAATTTAAAAACTGGTGAGGTCGTCTTCTTGATTCCAATAGCTGGTTTTGAATTTAGAAAATCATTGATGCAAGAACATTTCAATGAGAACTACATGGAGTCTGATATTTACCCTGAAGCTTATTTCAAAGGTAAAATCTCCGGTTTTGATCCTTCTCAACCTGAAAACAATGCTATTGCTGAGGGGGAACTAACCATACACGGTGTTTCTAGCGAGGTTAAAATTCCGGGGAAATTATTTTTTATTGATGGACAGGTAAGGATGGAATCAGTATTCGACGTGAAACTGGAAGATTATCAAATTGAAATTCCCAAACTGATGTTCCAAAAAATAGCTGAAGTAGTGGAAGTCACTGTCAGATTTGAATTTCAAAACAAAGAATGATGAAAGCCTATAAAATCATTACCACTATCCTCATCCTATTCATTTCATTAGAATCAAATGCGCAGGATATGCTAGAGCAATTGAAAACTCAAAGTGATACTGCTTCTATACCTGTTTTTGGGACTTTTAAGGGTACTAGGATAATAAATGGACAATCAATTGAAACACGAGGAAAAGGCACCCTAGACGTATTAATTTCACATCGATTTGGGAAAATCAACTCTGGAGGGTACAACTTATTTGGTTTGGATGATTCTAGTGTCAGATTGGGATTAGATTATTCAGTAACTGATGGAATTACCATTGGTTTTGGCAGAAATTCACTTAACAAGGTTTATGACGGCTTTATAAAAGGTAGATTAACACATCAAAAAGTCAATGGATTTCCAGTTTCA
Above is a window of Algoriphagus machipongonensis DNA encoding:
- a CDS encoding LytR/AlgR family response regulator transcription factor, giving the protein MKVILIEDELPAIEKLSHFLQKYDPDSQILGVASSIADTVPLLTKYGEEADLLLVDVQLEDGLSFQALDQVSFFKPVIFITAHSQYALEAFQANGIDYLVKPIRYSAFQAAMDKFQQLSGKALNQNQNNQLWQYFNKPSYKDRFMVKIGEHIHTIPTASIRLFNTEGRNTYLFLEDGKKFITDYKMESLEEMLDPTLFFRVNRSFMVHLSAIKDVLVYSNSRLKINPNFSFKEEIIVSRDRVNRFKEWLGGTIDPVT
- a CDS encoding RNA polymerase sigma factor, whose product is MISDKLETKIWQGLVDKNRKDQEVLYKKYYSYGMSVCLRYTNTREVAKEILHDGFMILFSNPKKYDPNMAFKPWFRRILVNLCINNFKKHQKKALENSIDTIQESTDSYPNALETMQYEELLSLILRLPPAYRAVFNLYILDGFSHEEIAGMLEISIGTSKSNLSRAREKLKEMLNPKSYERETLRQER
- a CDS encoding histidine kinase; amino-acid sequence: MTKVLRHNPLTRLLLPLGVGALVYLCVLLAFDTVGTALQDFFTRELIFCIVCSYLILEGNRLLIHFLESKLTSSFEFKNQVIKLLVFTIAGSLLITSGMLISYFSWFENMTDPRVYTRELQIFNGLFLFVSLMYQGHYAGYYYIHNKFQKELDSEKKEKELLEKNKDLFHYMMNPEFLLVGLESILIRIKEKNFDLADEGILLLADIYRHSLKNQEELVPLKEELRAMQCTQIFLKQFVSKNICLSPLPESDDMLIVPRTLTKILEAIAYSQLSSESMPLPLSLELAENHLVLNFESNFSLTKTNLLQNTLKVIKSQYGWLNDKLYWKDLCEFSIYIPLEQPFKAKYQEQNSNK
- a CDS encoding sensor histidine kinase, whose amino-acid sequence is MRLINIVSLWFLGITLAALLIGTLVIYEKLGSEIDFELGMELDREIESYAERISQGAPVETLVFDKLQIEEIPMDWPIEDLWLRDTLAYHDAMNTNETQLKASRSFKINGAHYRISYYNLVVEADDITETIVTTMLTVFLVQLLFIGFFLWAISRKIFRPFHNSLEQLQDFTLQKNVPLSFKKSGVFEFNLLNSFLEKMSSKLLKDYRNIKEFSENISHEIQTPSAVVRGKLELLMNESINEQQALLIQSAFDNNERIRRIVKSLSILAKLENDEFETPEPMDFSRGLENVLSRLEEVIQMHAIQLKKNIQADVILQIHPYVAEILIHNLMTNSIKHNVEGGKIEVTLDSKILLIKNNGKTPSIDPKEMLGRFKKDEQHQDSVGLGLAIVDQICKNYGFNLKYTFEEPFHIIQIDFR
- a CDS encoding response regulator transcription factor, translating into MKILLVEDNPELTENISNYLADQGMLCESANTLFDAQDKILSYGYDCIILDLMLPDGNGLTLLELIKSRKMEISILIISAKGSLDDKLSGLDLGADDYLAKPFHLAELLARLKAIYRRTKMQGFDEVVYNEITIINSQLQVLVNNQLLDLTKKEYDLLLFFLTNKDRVVGKNAIAHHLWGDYTDDLSNFDFVYQHVKNLRKKISAAGGRDYIRTVYGLGYKFDTAAL
- a CDS encoding sensor histidine kinase, with the protein product MSRTLSCILSFVLTLSLGIYLLYNSGLIAWLGTASWYQGAFLLISLIAGLGIHFGSRAIKRNPSWERGNESLYILFLLLIWGTLALYSYLLENLMNYGLDNTNLETSLGLTLKGSIIGLIVSILIVWINYSWIAYSQYSKNTIQHLRNERNKEELQYKLLRSQLTPHFLFNSLNTASNLITTNPNQAESFIRKLAFNFNHLIKNGIQHLNSLEQELSIIENYMHLMKVRYGDKVIMEKRIKPEVIQHQLPALAIQLLVENALKHNVASQEQPLKITITADHDQVVVTNTITRKPEQIPSIGIGLPNLKARYKLYGKQEITIEQTPSCFYVYLPYVSHSNSSK
- a CDS encoding outer membrane beta-barrel family protein codes for the protein MKPNLKIFLLLLFFSNPLMGWAQEFEVSGTLRDGERNEPLSFVQVALFESLSSVDPIAFSDTDDQGKFTLKADQGSYVFKAFFIGYKDLVRENVNVNGKVSLGEMEMENEAANLDEVVVQTSKMPVRSSLEGITITPENNLANAGGTLLDVLRNTPSISVSEDGSISLRGSSGTNILINGRNSSLTQNLDQLPASAVEEIKVINNPNARYDAAAEGGVIDIVLKKGQDLGTHGGVEGTYGTRGRSNIGGRINHRTETFNVFGGYNYRNWKQVSRRSSIREIFEDQERLEQTTNGSDREKSHNLNLGADYYFGDNVLSYEGVYQYGHQFQTNTLYSELSSLDPNESESSYDYVRRNNEDEIDEGLDNALIFEHNFDDKGNLLRVTASHSYRNQYKTQRIDIFGNSLETNPENLTGQEKAFTDEVRNITVLQADYIKPWETGQFETGLKSNIRKFDNDYQYFRFQETSGSFVEDPAISNQFIYQDQIHAGYGIFSSKKEKFEYALGLRGEYTRVDTYLKNTDEENQQRYFNLFPSVQGMYNLNENHSLKFTYSRRIDRPTAWRLNPFPDITDSLNIRRGNPNLKPEMINSFEVGHLANFDKSSFTTNLFYRKVNGQLDFITIVEDGISYSQPANLLSSQSYGLEFIGVSEINDWYSLNGGLTLFRIAVDGSNIGEDFTNSGFSWNAKLTQDFKLPYGFNLQLVGNYDSPEVEAQGRDLARYSMDGSIQKSFLNEKASLLLSVRDLFDTQRFAGETLTSTFSQDFRAKRETRIVLLTARYNF
- a CDS encoding YceI family protein; its protein translation is MKRFILFIFFWLMAIGGYAQNLQSESGYIKFFSSALIEDITAENEQASALFNLKTGEVVFLIPIAGFEFRKSLMQEHFNENYMESDIYPEAYFKGKISGFDPSQPENNAIAEGELTIHGVSSEVKIPGKLFFIDGQVRMESVFDVKLEDYQIEIPKLMFQKIAEVVEVTVRFEFQNKE
- a CDS encoding porin family protein, with the protein product MSEKPFDKSDKELDDLLKEIVEKADIPFSEGDWNDMQARLDDDSNKPGGWNAKGLLLGGILLIGGLLGYFLLNAEDASENTLLGKSNIESTSYIEKSKEEITKLNPKQSDEQVKESFVTKLAISDVTISNPDEAYEKENKSNEPSQSGLYYGLKTPLNVQSLPNFARTTSFGLMKNEQVIQKQLEAFDISQREVQTAFNKKNKEKFGGVFNISAQVAPDLSGIKMDQMERVGNAFGIGVEYFIKPKISLNSGLFYSYKPYSGTNGYETAYGQTPPSYVLGVCDILDIPINLRVYPFEDKVQRIFGSVGVSSYLMLKEHYELTYEDGSGYPYYDEINVRNKNNHFFGVANFSIGYERKLGKQLSIQVEPYYKVPFQGVGEGNVSLKSTGIFVGLKFYPKAAN